A single genomic interval of Alligator mississippiensis isolate rAllMis1 chromosome 15, rAllMis1, whole genome shotgun sequence harbors:
- the LOC132245814 gene encoding uncharacterized protein LOC132245814, whose protein sequence is MLPKIHKQGNPGRPIISNHGTLTEEISGFVESILKPLVTHRASFVQDTTDLLRKLKNIDHLPSKTLLATMDVTSLYTNIPHQDGIQACLTYLQEQDYNPEYRPKVITELIHFILTHNNFTFNNQHFLQMMGTAMGTKMAPQYANLFMSHLEEDFLQNCTIKPLLYLRYIDDIFIIWSENLQSLIEFHQKFNSHHPSIRLSLEYFSTNIPFSDTMISIQKGKIQTTVYKKPTDQHTYLHRTSNHPKHTKKVVIYSQALRYHRICTEENALQFNKEKCKVLHLGRKNVQHTYSLGNDLLGGMEVERDLGVLVDSKMNMSRQCDEAIRKANGTLSCISRCMTNRSKEVILPLYRALVRPQLEYCVQFWALQFKRDADNLERVQRRATHMVKGLQTKPYEERLEKLDLFSLHKRRLRGDLVAAYKFITGAQKGIGEYLFTKAPPRVTRNNGHKLAESRFRLDIRKNFFTVRVARVWKGLPREVVLSPTLGVFKRRLDEHLAGVI, encoded by the coding sequence atgctccctaaaatccacaaacaagggaaccctggcagacctatcatatccaaccatgggaccctaactgaggaaatatcaggtttcgttgaatccatcctaaaaccgcttgtcacccacagagcaagttttgtccaagacactacagacttgctacggaaacttaaaaacatagaccaccttcccagcaagacactcctagccaccatggacgttaccagcctatataccaacatcccacaccaggatggcatccaagcctgccttacatatctacaggaacaagattacaacccagaatacagacccaaagttattactgagcttatacacttcatcctcacacacaacaatttcacttttaataatcaacacttcctccagatgatgggaacagctatgggcactaaaatggccccacagtatgccaacctttttatgagccacctggaagaagacttcctccagaactgcaccatcaaacccttactatacctaagatacatcgatgacatcttcatcatttggagtgagaacctgcaatctctgattgagttccatcagaaattcaacagtcaccacccctccatccgactttctttagaatacttcAGCACCAATATTCCCTTttcagacacaatgatcagtatccagaagggtaaaatacagaccacagtatacaagaaacccacagaccaacatacatatctgcacagaaccagcaatcacccgaaacacaccaaaaaagttgtgatatacagccaagccctcagataccaccgcatctgtactgaagagaacgccctgcagttcaacaaggagaaatgcaaagtgctgcacctagggaggaaaaatgtccagcacacctacagcctagggaatgacctgctgggtggcatggaagtggaaagggatcttggagtcctagtggactccaagatgaacatgagtcggcagtgtgacgaagccatcagaaaagccaatggcactttatcgtgcatcagcagatgcatgacgaataggtccaaggaggtgatacttcccctctatcgggcgctggtcagaccgcagttggagtactgcgtgcaattctgggcgctgcaattcaaaagggatgcggataacctggagagggtccagagaagggccactcatatggtcaagggcctgcagaccaagccctacgaggagagactagagaaactggatcttttcagcctccacaagagaaggttgagaggcgaccttgtggctgcctataagttcatcacaggggcacagaagggtattggtgagtatttattcaccaaggcgcccccacgggttacaagaaataatggccacaagctagcagagagcagatttagattggacattaggaagaacttcttcacggttcgagtggccagggtctggaaagggctcccaagggaggtggtgctctcccctaccctgggggtcttcaagaggaggttagatgagcatctagctggggtcatctag